The following is a genomic window from Anopheles aquasalis chromosome 3, idAnoAquaMG_Q_19, whole genome shotgun sequence.
ATCGTTTACACGTAAACGAACCATGCCGACGGGCAAGCAAGATGTGGACGACCCCCAGACGAACAGTGAAGAGTCGCTAAAGAATAAACTACTGGTGTTGGCTTGCGAACGTCTCTCAACCAGGCCCTCAGAATCGCACATGCTAGCCAGAGCGTGGCGTACGGATTACGAGAAACTAAGTCCAGATCAGCAGCTGTACGCTAAGAAATTCATTTCAGACATTCTGTTCGAAGGGCAGCTCGGTACCCTTCACAGAAACTCAATCACCATTAGCGATCCATCTCAGCCGAGCTCAGTTAAGTACAATCGAGGCGCAGCATCCTCTTCCCGCATGCATGCAGACTCCCCTCATGTGTCAGAACAGACGAAACAGGACCATGAATCGACACCGGATGGATCTGTATCATATCCGTCTCTTCTTAAAATGgaacatttgattgattgaatatcgatcgatcgagagtaGGGGCACAATATCAGACAAAATAAACCAGGCTTCTGTGGAGCTTTTAACTATTATTTACTCACCTTTATTAGGCCTTTCAAAACGTGAACAATAGCGTCACAAGTTTCCGCCACTATTTTACCGAGCGTTTGAGATGCGATGCCTGTTGGGTGCTTTAGATGCTCCAAAGGTACACCAGTTACGAGGAATCTCAGTGTGGCCATCAACCTCCGTTCCGGTGAGATGGCTTCCCTCATTAACGTGTCTTGTTTCACGATCAACGGTGTGACCATTTCCAGCAGTTCGCTAAACGAATCGACGCACATTCGAAGGCAGGTTTTGTAGTCCGCCACTGAGGATATTTTGTGTTCAGCGACCAGCGGTTCCCGCCAGGGTCGGCTGAACTTTAT
Proteins encoded in this region:
- the LOC126575176 gene encoding uncharacterized protein LOC126575176 yields the protein MQNYKSRKEEERAFWREFLMLYRSLPVVWKKKSEGYKNQHSRNKAYQMLVCKMKEIDSRADRNSVCTKINSFRSAYRRELKKVRDSMQSGGGTDGVYVPTLWYFHDLDFLRYEENETQETSTLDDGEWNEENNDTEADETSSQASQHQQSFTRKRTMPTGKQDVDDPQTNSEESLKNKLLVLACERLSTRPSESHMLARAWRTDYEKLSPDQQLYAKKFISDILFEGQLGTLHRNSITISDPSQPSSVKYNRGAASSSRMHADSPHVSEQTKQDHESTPDGSVSYPSLLKMEHLID